The following are encoded together in the Actinobacillus lignieresii genome:
- a CDS encoding DUF5377 family protein, producing MSVKTEVLFSNHWNVRVSDPGEEGNVNHFFETVLITLEAKINGAQVEYEFTRKVEENIKIQRSFTDVSELFEFLGDYLSPVALGNVGVRIGQLNLA from the coding sequence ATGTCAGTAAAAACCGAAGTTTTATTCAGCAATCATTGGAATGTCCGCGTAAGTGATCCGGGCGAAGAAGGTAACGTGAATCACTTCTTTGAAACGGTACTTATTACCTTGGAAGCAAAAATTAACGGTGCGCAAGTAGAATATGAATTTACCCGCAAAGTAGAAGAAAATATCAAAATTCAGCGTAGCTTCACCGATGTAAGCGAACTTTTTGAATTTTTAGGCGATTATCTAAGTCCGGTGGCGTTAGGTAATGTCGGCGTACGTATCGGTCAGCTTAATTTGGCGTAA